Proteins encoded within one genomic window of Halobacteroides halobius DSM 5150:
- a CDS encoding AAA family ATPase translates to MKKLPIGISDFKKLREENYYFVDKSLFIKEIIDEDAEVILLPRPRRFGKTLNISMLRYFFEKNKQDNSNLFTGLKIEEQKEYLEHQGNYPLIMLTFKDIKENNWPRTYTKLKQVIAREYKRHKYLLESDVLDKYDKKQFQDIISLQAELPFYEDALRSLSEHLANYHKEKVMILIDEYDQPIQRGYLAGYYKQVMNFMRNLLSGGLKDNLHLKKGVLTGILRVAKESIFSGLNNLLVSTLLDKVYDSYFGLLEEEVEEIFNYYNLAYQVDQVKEWYNGYSFGEKIVYNPWSIVNCIYQEGEFRPYWANTSGNQLIRRLITEAGSEVKKDLELLLQGTDIQKEIDDNIVFSDLERKNTTIWSFLLLSGYLKASNQERDLGHLYCQLEIPNLEVEYIYRSIILDWFKENLNNEELEWMLKSLTEGDVETFSKIFKKIVKSSFSYFDLGRGNSENFYHAFVLGLVVNLRGEYQVKSNRESGYGRYDVMLIPSSKDKLGIIMEFKKVDQDESLERGVREALEQIADRDYRDILEELGINDILELGIAFCGKEVMVKSN, encoded by the coding sequence ATGAAGAAATTACCAATAGGTATTAGTGACTTTAAAAAGTTAAGAGAAGAAAATTATTATTTTGTAGATAAGAGTTTATTTATTAAAGAAATAATAGATGAAGATGCCGAAGTGATTTTATTACCTCGACCTCGTCGTTTTGGTAAAACACTTAATATTTCAATGTTACGCTACTTTTTTGAAAAGAACAAGCAAGATAATAGTAATTTGTTTACTGGTTTGAAAATTGAAGAGCAGAAAGAGTATTTGGAGCACCAAGGGAACTACCCTTTAATTATGCTAACTTTTAAAGATATAAAGGAGAATAATTGGCCAAGAACTTATACAAAATTAAAACAGGTTATAGCTAGAGAGTATAAACGACATAAATATTTATTAGAGAGTGATGTATTAGATAAATATGATAAAAAACAATTTCAGGATATTATATCTTTGCAAGCTGAACTTCCTTTTTATGAAGATGCTTTAAGAAGCCTTTCTGAACACTTAGCTAATTATCATAAAGAAAAGGTAATGATTTTAATTGATGAATATGACCAGCCGATCCAACGGGGATATTTAGCAGGTTACTATAAGCAAGTTATGAATTTTATGCGTAATTTATTAAGTGGTGGTTTAAAGGATAATCTACATTTAAAGAAAGGGGTTTTAACGGGAATTTTGCGGGTGGCGAAGGAGAGTATCTTTTCAGGATTAAATAATTTATTAGTTAGTACCTTATTAGATAAGGTTTATGATTCTTATTTTGGGTTATTAGAAGAAGAAGTTGAAGAAATATTTAACTATTATAATTTAGCTTATCAAGTTGACCAGGTTAAAGAATGGTATAATGGATATAGTTTTGGTGAAAAAATAGTTTATAATCCTTGGTCAATAGTTAATTGTATCTACCAAGAAGGTGAGTTTAGACCTTATTGGGCCAATACTAGTGGTAATCAATTAATTAGAAGGTTAATTACAGAAGCAGGTAGTGAAGTAAAGAAAGATTTAGAATTGTTGTTACAGGGAACAGATATTCAAAAAGAGATTGATGACAATATTGTTTTTTCAGATTTAGAACGGAAGAATACTACTATTTGGAGTTTTCTATTATTAAGTGGCTATTTAAAGGCAAGTAACCAAGAAAGAGATTTAGGCCATTTATACTGTCAGCTTGAAATTCCTAATTTAGAGGTAGAGTATATTTATCGGAGCATTATTTTAGATTGGTTTAAGGAAAATCTAAATAATGAAGAACTAGAATGGATGCTAAAGAGTTTAACTGAAGGTGATGTAGAGACCTTTAGTAAGATATTTAAAAAGATAGTTAAATCCTCTTTTAGTTATTTTGATCTTGGTAGAGGTAATTCAGAGAATTTTTATCATGCTTTTGTATTAGGATTAGTAGTTAATTTACGAGGTGAATATCAAGTTAAATCTAATCGAGAAAGTGGTTATGGACGTTATGATGTAATGTTGATTCCTAGTAGTAAAGATAAATTAGGAATTATTATGGAGTTTAAGAAGGTAGATCAAGATGAAAGTTTAGAAAGAGGAGTTAGAGAAGCATTAGAGCAGATAGCAGATAGAGATTATAGAGATATATTAGAAGAACTAGGGATTAATGATATTTTAGAGTTAGGAATAGCTTTTTGTGGTAAAGAAGTGATGGTTAAAAGTAATTAG
- a CDS encoding GIY-YIG nuclease family protein: protein MKSIVTSVSTIFNGNQKAYIYILVSKKWEAVYVGQTNDALGTLGRLSSHMQPNGAFRKNFENKIGIGLEKANDVMLLSFVLPSKSEFINAGSSYREAVEYLVQKELQIIRGNLDPSFKVISNVRYIDLASKSIVKKCARKIVNKFKEKYEYL from the coding sequence ATGAAATCAATTGTAACATCTGTTTCTACAATTTTTAATGGTAATCAAAAAGCATATATATACATATTAGTGTCTAAGAAATGGGAGGCTGTATATGTTGGGCAAACTAATGATGCATTAGGAACTTTAGGAAGACTTTCTTCCCATATGCAGCCCAATGGTGCTTTCAGAAAAAACTTTGAAAATAAAATTGGGATAGGTCTTGAAAAAGCCAATGATGTAATGTTATTATCATTTGTATTACCAAGTAAAAGTGAATTTATTAATGCTGGCAGTTCTTATCGAGAGGCAGTTGAATATTTAGTTCAAAAAGAGTTGCAAATTATTAGAGGAAACTTAGATCCATCTTTTAAGGTTATATCTAATGTTAGATATATTGATTTGGCTTCTAAATCTATAGTTAAAAAATGTGCTAGAAAAATTGTAAATAAATTTAAAGAAAAATATGAATATTTATAA
- a CDS encoding ATP-binding protein encodes MYNKEELGMDAWRLCYGLSRIGYTPVTALCDIVDNSIRANASNINIKILKKNKEYNDRRKNNVQEYLVIDDGCGMNKSKMKEALKLGSTDENYEQNSLSKFGLGLKSASFSQGNELHLISSSADSQFNKFIVSLPDIKQEGDYFAKEVELNDKDKELIEENLDEGKGTIVRIADVRNDDHPSIKNTVSELKEKVGINYYYFIKEDGVQISVDGNVINAFDPLFIDEAEANGNLNEHDWDGKSVKFIEKSQEVTLDADAGVKAKIEVTQLPYPPIFKLEEKGKDKEIRDKYNIGAGNYGYYVYRNKRLISSSDNLAERFSTKNGPIIPLDQDYYSFRGRILIDDSADDCFNIDVKKSDITLSEDAWRTISDLSAQYKRKSRKAWNNASKLYNERLNETSNNKSNDIANEYEPPENLPGEPSGEEEEKKRREEELEKKYGQNKEEGKEEGKEEGKEEGKEEGKEEGKEEGKEEKSEHRFIKKIDRVESIDDHLLWEPYYDTDRENCVRINTSHRFSQLVFEDNSDNTAMQVLFELFLLEAVEAEHYAYKNVEDLEMEQVEKLITEFRRYTSRYLEELCRRVENELPPFNE; translated from the coding sequence ATGTATAATAAAGAAGAACTAGGAATGGATGCTTGGAGGTTATGTTATGGATTGAGTCGTATTGGATATACTCCTGTAACTGCATTATGTGATATAGTAGATAATTCTATTAGGGCAAATGCTAGTAATATAAATATTAAAATTTTAAAGAAAAATAAAGAATATAATGATAGAAGAAAGAATAATGTTCAGGAATATCTTGTGATTGATGATGGTTGTGGTATGAACAAATCCAAAATGAAAGAAGCATTAAAATTGGGGTCAACTGATGAAAATTATGAACAGAATTCATTATCAAAATTTGGTTTAGGACTCAAATCAGCTTCATTTTCTCAAGGAAATGAACTACATTTAATTTCTTCATCTGCCGATAGTCAGTTTAATAAATTTATTGTGTCATTACCTGACATAAAACAAGAAGGTGACTATTTTGCTAAGGAAGTTGAATTAAATGATAAAGATAAAGAGTTAATTGAAGAAAATTTAGATGAGGGTAAAGGAACTATAGTTAGAATTGCAGATGTTAGAAATGATGATCATCCAAGTATTAAAAATACAGTTAGTGAATTAAAGGAAAAAGTAGGAATTAATTATTATTATTTTATTAAAGAAGATGGGGTTCAAATTTCAGTAGATGGTAATGTTATTAATGCATTTGATCCACTTTTTATCGATGAGGCAGAAGCAAATGGTAATCTAAATGAACATGACTGGGATGGTAAGAGTGTTAAATTTATTGAAAAATCACAAGAAGTAACGTTAGATGCAGATGCAGGGGTGAAAGCAAAAATTGAAGTAACTCAATTACCATACCCTCCAATATTCAAACTTGAAGAAAAAGGTAAAGATAAAGAAATAAGAGATAAATATAATATTGGGGCTGGAAATTATGGATATTATGTATATAGAAATAAAAGATTAATATCTAGTTCAGATAATTTAGCAGAACGGTTTAGTACAAAAAATGGACCTATTATTCCACTAGACCAAGACTATTATTCATTTAGAGGACGAATATTAATAGATGATTCAGCAGATGATTGTTTTAATATAGATGTCAAAAAGTCAGATATTACTTTATCTGAAGATGCTTGGAGAACTATTAGTGATTTATCTGCTCAATATAAACGAAAAAGTAGAAAAGCCTGGAATAATGCTTCAAAGTTATATAACGAAAGATTAAATGAAACTTCAAATAATAAATCAAATGATATTGCTAATGAATATGAACCGCCAGAAAATTTACCAGGTGAACCTTCTGGAGAAGAAGAGGAGAAAAAAAGAAGAGAAGAGGAACTTGAAAAGAAATATGGGCAGAATAAAGAAGAAGGTAAAGAAGAAGGTAAAGAAGAAGGTAAAGAAGAAGGTAAAGAAGAAGGTAAAGAAGAAGGTAAAGAAGAAGGTAAAGAAGAAAAAAGCGAACATAGGTTTATAAAGAAAATTGATAGGGTTGAAAGTATAGATGACCATTTGCTTTGGGAACCATATTATGATACTGATCGTGAAAATTGTGTAAGAATAAATACCTCTCATAGATTTTCACAATTAGTTTTTGAAGATAATAGCGATAATACTGCTATGCAAGTATTATTTGAACTTTTTCTATTAGAAGCTGTGGAAGCAGAACATTATGCTTATAAAAATGTAGAAGATTTGGAAATGGAACAGGTTGAAAAATTAATTACTGAATTTAGGCGTTATACTTCAAGATATTTAGAAGAATTATGCAGAAGAGTTGAAAATGAATTACCGCCTTTTAATGAGTGA
- a CDS encoding aminotransferase class V-fold PLP-dependent enzyme → MIYFDNAATTYPKPESVYNEMDKFYREYGVNAGRGSYQVANEASRLIDETREKVASVLNVKQNKEIVFTESATIAINLILKGLDWNKGDVVYYSPFEHNAVLRSLYYLKDKYNLKLRQIPVEEDSLEFKLDKLKQMFIKETPRLVAVSHVSNVCGLIAPVEQIAKLAREYNSSVLVDGAQGAGLVDVNLEHVDYYVWTGHKTFYGPFGIAGIIMDENAEEPATLIHGGTGRASERKNMPQQIPVKYEAGSSNIQAIAGLNTALEWLQEKDIETIFKHEKELTQELIAMLNEFMEIDIFIPDNLENHFNVVSVSVSGYSPHNIGKILDEKFNIAVRTGLHCAPETHEFLGTMPNGLVRFSIGYFNDKNNINNLKDALNDFLI, encoded by the coding sequence ATGATTTATTTTGATAATGCTGCAACTACTTATCCGAAACCAGAGTCTGTTTATAATGAAATGGATAAATTTTATAGAGAGTATGGAGTTAATGCAGGACGAGGTTCTTATCAAGTGGCCAATGAAGCTAGTAGACTAATAGATGAAACTAGAGAAAAAGTGGCTTCTGTACTTAATGTTAAGCAGAATAAAGAAATTGTTTTTACTGAATCTGCTACAATAGCAATTAATTTAATATTAAAAGGTTTAGATTGGAATAAGGGGGATGTGGTTTATTATTCTCCCTTTGAACATAATGCTGTCTTAAGAAGTTTGTACTATTTAAAAGACAAGTATAACTTAAAATTAAGACAGATTCCTGTAGAAGAAGATAGTTTAGAATTTAAATTAGATAAGCTAAAGCAGATGTTTATTAAGGAAACACCTAGGTTGGTAGCTGTATCTCATGTTAGTAATGTATGTGGGCTAATAGCTCCAGTAGAGCAGATTGCTAAGTTGGCCCGGGAATACAATAGTAGTGTTTTAGTTGATGGAGCTCAAGGTGCTGGGCTAGTTGATGTTAATTTAGAACATGTTGATTATTATGTATGGACGGGGCATAAGACTTTTTATGGTCCATTTGGAATTGCTGGAATCATAATGGATGAAAATGCGGAAGAACCTGCTACTTTAATTCATGGTGGTACGGGAAGAGCTTCAGAAAGAAAGAATATGCCACAACAGATTCCAGTTAAATACGAAGCAGGCAGTAGTAATATTCAAGCTATTGCTGGTTTAAATACTGCATTAGAATGGTTACAGGAAAAGGATATTGAAACTATTTTTAAGCATGAAAAAGAGTTAACTCAAGAATTAATAGCAATGTTAAATGAATTTATGGAAATAGATATTTTTATTCCAGATAATTTAGAGAATCATTTTAATGTTGTATCAGTTAGTGTTTCTGGTTATTCCCCACATAATATAGGAAAAATTTTAGATGAAAAATTTAATATAGCGGTAAGGACTGGATTACATTGTGCTCCTGAAACTCATGAATTTTTGGGAACAATGCCTAATGGTCTTGTGAGATTTAGTATTGGTTATTTTAATGACAAAAATAATATAAATAATTTAAAAGATGCATTAAATGATTTTTTAATATAA
- a CDS encoding DUF4007 family protein, with protein sequence MSYSFARHETFHIRTGWFRKGLDAIEKNNHIFLETILAMDELGIGKNMVSALRYWMKTAGLTEVDFNKRKKIQVKKKLAKEILEYDEYFEDPATFWLLHFNIATNKESATSWYWFFNQFNHLEFNEELFIERLKKYIKRTGEEPPAKTSLERDFKVFRRMYLYDPEENISPENSMESPFRELKLLVKTDEGNYRVQRPDVDNLPPRILYYCLLDSLDNEDSVNIEEVLNDEGSIGKVFKLNMTLLHEYLEHLQELDYLRLDRQAGLNSIKLKKLSKGEVLAEYYNSKLR encoded by the coding sequence ATGAGTTATAGTTTTGCTAGACACGAAACTTTTCATATTAGAACAGGATGGTTTCGTAAAGGATTAGATGCTATTGAAAAAAATAATCATATATTTTTAGAAACTATTCTAGCTATGGATGAGTTGGGAATAGGAAAAAATATGGTATCTGCTTTAAGATATTGGATGAAAACTGCAGGTTTAACAGAAGTGGATTTTAATAAAAGAAAGAAAATTCAAGTTAAGAAAAAATTAGCTAAAGAGATTTTAGAGTATGATGAGTATTTTGAAGACCCGGCTACATTTTGGTTATTACATTTTAATATAGCAACTAATAAAGAATCAGCAACAAGTTGGTACTGGTTTTTTAATCAATTTAATCATTTAGAGTTTAATGAGGAATTATTTATAGAAAGATTAAAGAAATATATTAAAAGGACAGGAGAAGAACCTCCAGCTAAAACCTCTTTAGAAAGAGACTTTAAGGTTTTTAGAAGAATGTATTTATATGATCCAGAAGAAAATATTTCACCTGAAAATTCAATGGAATCTCCATTTCGAGAATTAAAATTACTTGTTAAAACAGATGAAGGAAATTATAGAGTACAAAGACCTGATGTTGATAATTTACCACCTAGAATTTTGTATTATTGTTTATTAGACTCATTAGATAATGAAGATTCAGTTAATATAGAAGAGGTTTTAAATGATGAAGGTTCAATAGGAAAAGTTTTTAAGCTTAATATGACTTTATTACATGAATACTTAGAGCATCTACAAGAACTTGATTATTTACGGTTAGATAGACAAGCTGGGTTGAACTCAATTAAATTAAAGAAACTTTCTAAGGGTGAAGTTTTAGCGGAATACTATAATTCTAAATTAAGATAA
- a CDS encoding phosphoadenosine phosphosulfate reductase family protein has protein sequence MEVFWCSNCEVPVLQTMNKDKKRAEENPYLDIEDEVIEWVLDNAGNEADYFKFIQLKKEVDKRIENKKEKTEIKKEIIEEPTVDLKMGNRDKLLEFTFRYLELKLADQEDNNNQKQFCPNCNNEINYVSKDIRPVFMKERIMLSILLDRDVTESNIWNGVGNRYIIDGETSDIVIKDLYNADNLDQKIEKIQQKVEENDREVDFSKFIEVNREHFNYIDKNAIDFIEKTSEIFNKRLEVVSFSGGKDSTVVSDLVRRAFSSQDVLHVFGDTTLEFPFTYDYIERIKNKPNRPPFLPVDTPNQSFYDLAEQFGPPSRVISWCCSIFKTGPIGNLFREVANQQEILTFYGVRRSESTSRSKYDKITQSPKISKQLVVSPIIDWHDSEVWLYLLTRGIDFNEAYKLGFTRVGCWCCPNNSAWSEFLCKIFMPKRAESWRDFLVDFAKKVGKPDPEVYVDTGKWKARQGGQGLDTSNTVLEAEPCALENKAKNYDLTRPIDDSLYEFFKPFGVINKDIGDQMLGEVYILEAGIPKIKLQGNKGSNQLKIIVFEENLKQIKEQRTKDKKLSSHLLFQRIECQIRKYQSCISCSACLNVCSNDAISLTRGYKVDEEKCDHCMDCVAHFHKGCLITKAMVDY, from the coding sequence ATGGAAGTATTTTGGTGTAGTAATTGTGAGGTTCCAGTGTTACAAACAATGAATAAGGATAAAAAAAGAGCAGAGGAAAATCCTTATTTAGATATTGAAGATGAAGTTATTGAGTGGGTTTTAGATAATGCAGGTAATGAAGCAGATTATTTTAAATTTATCCAGTTAAAAAAAGAAGTAGATAAGAGGATTGAAAATAAAAAGGAAAAAACAGAAATAAAAAAAGAGATAATTGAAGAACCTACAGTAGATTTAAAAATGGGTAATAGAGATAAATTATTAGAATTCACTTTTAGATATTTAGAGCTAAAGTTAGCAGATCAAGAAGATAACAATAATCAAAAACAATTTTGTCCAAATTGTAATAATGAAATAAATTATGTGAGTAAAGATATTAGACCAGTTTTTATGAAAGAACGGATAATGCTTAGTATTCTGTTAGATAGAGATGTGACTGAATCTAACATTTGGAATGGAGTGGGAAATAGATACATTATCGATGGTGAAACAAGTGATATAGTAATTAAAGATTTATATAATGCTGATAATCTAGATCAAAAGATAGAAAAGATACAACAGAAAGTTGAAGAAAATGATCGAGAAGTGGATTTTTCTAAGTTTATTGAAGTAAATAGAGAGCATTTTAATTATATTGATAAAAATGCTATTGATTTTATTGAAAAAACATCTGAAATTTTTAATAAAAGATTAGAAGTTGTTTCTTTCAGTGGAGGAAAAGATTCTACCGTAGTTTCTGATCTTGTAAGAAGGGCCTTTAGTAGTCAAGATGTTTTGCATGTATTTGGTGATACTACTCTCGAGTTTCCCTTTACTTATGATTATATTGAGCGGATTAAAAATAAACCTAATCGTCCTCCATTTCTTCCAGTAGATACTCCTAACCAAAGTTTTTATGATTTAGCTGAGCAGTTTGGCCCGCCTAGTCGAGTTATTAGTTGGTGTTGTAGTATTTTTAAAACAGGGCCAATTGGTAATTTGTTTAGGGAAGTAGCAAATCAGCAAGAGATCTTAACATTTTATGGAGTTAGGCGTTCGGAATCTACTTCCAGAAGTAAGTATGATAAAATAACGCAAAGTCCTAAGATTTCTAAACAATTAGTAGTTTCTCCAATTATTGATTGGCATGATTCGGAAGTGTGGTTGTATCTTTTAACGAGAGGAATAGATTTTAATGAGGCTTATAAATTAGGATTTACTAGAGTTGGTTGTTGGTGTTGTCCTAATAATTCAGCTTGGTCAGAATTTTTATGTAAGATTTTTATGCCTAAGAGAGCTGAAAGTTGGAGAGATTTCTTAGTTGATTTTGCTAAAAAAGTTGGTAAACCAGACCCTGAAGTATATGTGGATACTGGTAAGTGGAAAGCTAGACAAGGAGGACAAGGTTTAGATACAAGCAATACTGTTTTAGAAGCTGAACCCTGTGCTTTAGAAAATAAGGCTAAAAACTATGATTTAACACGACCAATTGATGATAGTCTATATGAGTTCTTTAAACCTTTTGGGGTTATTAATAAAGATATCGGCGATCAAATGTTAGGTGAAGTTTATATTTTAGAAGCAGGAATCCCAAAAATTAAATTACAAGGAAATAAAGGAAGTAATCAGCTTAAGATTATAGTATTTGAAGAAAATTTAAAACAAATAAAAGAACAGCGAACTAAAGATAAGAAATTAAGTTCCCATTTGTTATTTCAAAGGATTGAATGTCAAATCAGAAAGTATCAGTCCTGCATAAGTTGTTCTGCTTGCTTAAATGTCTGTTCTAATGATGCAATAAGTCTAACTAGAGGATATAAAGTTGATGAAGAAAAGTGTGACCATTGTATGGATTGTGTTGCTCATTTCCATAAAGGATGTTTAATTACTAAGGCAATGGTCGATTATTAA
- a CDS encoding AAA family ATPase, translating to MLVKSITLKNFRQYKGEQKIDFSVDPDKNITVIKGENGAGKTTLLESFSWCLYKKLNLPNKDRLLNTDLANRLKPKDTAELFVKINLEHNNTEYFIKRSEEFMKKDNEDLDRKSRDFNIQMKKNDGTLKDIKRPKREIDNILPDDLSTYFFFDGERIENLSKSNRKGKKDLSEAVKNILGLDILLNAEKHLRKLVKEFESDYNDDNSSQMKSLREELREDRKKEKKYKKLVNTNEEEIEEVKEKIEELTEKIKANASAAEKQKAREQYEDQIESLERDIEALKEDIEKINKDNLPEFIASKLLSLCRDKFDLSELESKGISGIDGSAIDSIIESGRCICGQKIKKGEKHYQKLLEQKKYQPPASLGTIIIQFNDKTEDVKNKGSNFVNSFEEKYKDIERKRDQIENLERKVEEISQELRDAEDVKELEEKKENHEEELEELKDKHTDNLSELKKVKGEIENKEAELDKLALNSTKNTKIAVRKRYANEVKKEILEYYKKKEEEVREKLNAKVSEVFDQLIETNHKIEINDDYTFRVIDIDGEDATSQGQDVITSFAFIGGLIKLAKERHEDIEVTEPYPLIMDAPFAKLSKAHRKNVANVLPEIVEQFILFTVDSQYEGDIEEAIQGQIGKEYELDMKIEDEKYTEVIGG from the coding sequence ATGTTAGTTAAAAGTATAACCCTGAAAAATTTTAGACAATATAAAGGAGAACAAAAGATAGATTTTTCAGTTGATCCAGATAAGAATATAACAGTTATAAAAGGAGAAAATGGAGCAGGTAAAACTACATTATTAGAATCATTTTCTTGGTGTTTATATAAAAAATTAAATTTGCCTAATAAGGATAGACTATTGAACACAGACTTGGCTAATAGATTAAAACCAAAAGATACTGCTGAATTATTTGTAAAAATAAATTTAGAACATAATAATACTGAATACTTCATTAAAAGATCAGAAGAATTTATGAAGAAAGATAATGAAGATTTGGATAGAAAATCGAGAGATTTTAATATCCAAATGAAAAAGAATGATGGGACTTTAAAAGATATAAAGCGTCCTAAAAGAGAAATAGATAACATATTACCTGATGATTTATCTACTTATTTTTTCTTTGATGGTGAAAGGATAGAAAATTTATCTAAATCTAATAGAAAAGGAAAAAAAGATTTAAGTGAGGCAGTAAAGAATATTTTAGGATTAGATATATTATTAAATGCTGAAAAACATTTAAGAAAATTGGTTAAAGAGTTTGAATCTGACTATAATGATGATAATTCTAGTCAAATGAAGTCTCTTCGAGAGGAGTTAAGGGAAGACAGGAAGAAAGAAAAGAAGTATAAAAAACTAGTTAATACAAATGAAGAAGAAATAGAAGAAGTAAAAGAAAAGATTGAAGAATTAACTGAAAAAATTAAAGCAAATGCATCAGCTGCTGAAAAACAAAAAGCAAGGGAACAATATGAAGATCAGATAGAAAGTTTAGAAAGAGATATTGAGGCATTAAAAGAAGATATAGAAAAAATCAATAAGGATAATTTACCAGAATTTATAGCAAGTAAATTATTAAGTTTATGTAGAGATAAATTTGATTTAAGTGAATTAGAATCTAAAGGAATATCTGGAATAGATGGTTCAGCAATTGATTCTATTATTGAATCGGGAAGATGTATATGTGGTCAAAAAATAAAAAAAGGTGAGAAACATTATCAAAAATTATTAGAACAGAAAAAATATCAGCCTCCAGCTAGCCTTGGAACAATAATTATACAATTTAATGATAAAACAGAAGATGTAAAGAATAAAGGTAGTAACTTTGTAAATTCATTTGAAGAAAAGTATAAAGATATTGAAAGAAAGCGTGATCAAATTGAAAATCTTGAAAGGAAAGTTGAAGAAATTTCACAAGAACTAAGAGATGCTGAAGATGTTAAAGAATTAGAAGAAAAGAAAGAAAACCATGAAGAAGAATTAGAGGAATTAAAAGATAAACATACTGATAATTTATCTGAATTAAAAAAGGTTAAGGGAGAAATTGAAAATAAAGAAGCTGAATTAGATAAGTTAGCTTTAAATAGTACTAAAAATACTAAAATTGCAGTAAGAAAGAGATATGCAAATGAAGTTAAAAAAGAGATATTAGAGTATTATAAAAAGAAAGAAGAAGAAGTGAGAGAAAAGTTAAATGCAAAAGTAAGTGAAGTTTTTGACCAACTAATTGAAACTAATCATAAAATAGAAATTAATGATGATTATACATTTAGAGTAATAGATATAGATGGTGAAGATGCTACTTCTCAAGGGCAAGATGTTATAACTAGTTTTGCTTTTATTGGGGGACTAATTAAGTTGGCCAAAGAAAGACATGAAGATATTGAAGTTACAGAACCATATCCTTTGATTATGGATGCTCCATTTGCTAAATTATCTAAAGCCCATCGAAAGAATGTTGCTAATGTTTTACCAGAAATAGTTGAGCAATTTATTTTATTTACAGTTGATAGTCAATATGAAGGAGATATAGAAGAAGCTATTCAGGGACAAATAGGTAAAGAGTATGAATTAGATATGAAGATTGAAGATGAGAAATATACAGAAGTAATAGGAGGGTAA